One Rhododendron vialii isolate Sample 1 chromosome 2a, ASM3025357v1 genomic region harbors:
- the LOC131317936 gene encoding 3-oxoacyl-[acyl-carrier-protein] synthase I, chloroplastic-like, protein MAAIAGGTGCSAGLVFKNKESSCSNGVSVLQFNGIRAVENKQVGSSGFKPNGFISTSGSKFRRIKAISSPTVSAPKRETDPKKRIVITGMGIVSVFGNDIDTFYNKLLEGESGITPIDRFDATAFSVRIAGQIHNFSCEGYINGKNDRRLDDCWRYCLVAGKKALVDAKLGPEVLETMDKLKIGVLVGSSLGGLTAFSSGVEALIQSGHKKMSPFLVPYTITNMGSALLAIDTGLMGPSYCISTACATANHCFFAAAGHIRRGEANIMVAGATEAAVTPVGVGGFIACRALSQRNSEPHKASRPWDKERDGFVLGEGSGVLIMESLEHATKRGANIIAEYLGGAVTCDAYHMTDPRKDGLGVSSCVRRALEEAGVSPEEVNYVNAHATSTPAGDLAEVNALKKVFKYTSEMKMNGTKSMIGHAGGAAGGLEAIATIKAINTGWLHPTINQCNLESDVTIDTVPNVKKEHEVYVAISNSFGFGGHNAVVVFAPFKP, encoded by the exons atggcagcCATTGCTGGTGGTACTGGTTGTTCTGCTGGGTTGGTGTTCAAGAACAAAGAATCATCATGTAGCAATGGAGTTTCTGTGTTACAATTCAATGGGATTAGAGCGGTGGAAAACAAGCAAGTGGGTTCATCTGGGTTTAAGCCAAATGGGTTCATTTCAACTTCAG GCTCGAAGTTCAGAAGAATCAAGGCCATCTCCTCTCCTACTGTTTCGGCTCCCAAACGAGAAACGGATCCCAAGAAAAGGATTGTCATAACTGGAATGGGCATTGTTTCAGTTTTCGGAAATGACATCGATACGTTTTACAACAAACTTCTAGAGGGAGAGAGTGGTATCACCCCTATCGACAGGTTTGATGCGACGGCATTCTCTGTTCGGATTGCTGGTCAGATTCACAATTTCTCCTGCGAAGGCTACATCAATGGAAAGAATGATCGCCGACTTGATGACTGCTGGAGGTACTGTTTAGTCGCTGGCAAGAAAGCTCTTGTTGATGCCAAGCTTGGTCCGGAAGTCCTTGAAACT ATGGACAAATTAAAAATAGGAGTTCTTGTGGGATCAAGCCTGGGAGGCTTGACGGCATTCAGCTCTGGAGTCGAGGCCCTTATCCAAAGCGGACATAAAAAGATGTCTCCATTTCTCGTACCTTATACCATCACCAACATGGGTTCGGCATTGTTAGCTATAGATACCGGCTTAATGGGACCCAGTTACTGCATTTCAACAGCTTGTGCAACTGCAAACCACTGCTTTTTTGCAGCTGCAGGCCACATTAGAAGAGGTGAAGCTAATATCATGGTAGCTGGTGCGACGGAGGCTGCAGTCACCCCTGTTGGGGTTGGTGGATTTATTGCTTGCCGGGCTTTGTCTCAGAGGAACAGCGAACCCCACAAAGCTTCAAGGCCATGGGATAAAGAACGTGATGGCTTTGTCCTTGGAGAAGGCTCTGGTGTGCTG ATAATGGAGAGCTTAGAACACGCAACGAAAAGGGGAGCCAATATAATTGCAGAGTACTTGGGAGGTGCCGTCACATGTGATGCTTATCACATGACTGATCCTCGGAAAGACGGCCTAGGAGTTTCATCTTGTGTAAGAAGGGCTTTGGAAGAAGCTGGAGTTTCCCCTGAGGAG GTGAACTATGTGAATGCTCACGCAACGTCAACTCCCGCTGGGGATTTGGCAGAGGTTAATGCTCTCAAGAAAGTCTTTAAGTACACGTCTGAGATGAAAATGAATGGGACCAAG TCCATGATCGGGCACGCGGGTGGAGCTGCAGGTGGATTGGAAGCCATTGCAACCATAAAAGCAATCAACACTGGCTGGCTGCATCCAACCATTAACCAATGT AACTTGGAGTCTGATGTCACGATCGACACTGTTCCAAACGTGAAGAAAGAGCATGAAGTCTATGTTG CTATCTCCAACTCATTTGGCTTTGGTGGGCATAATGCAGTGGTTGTTTTCGCTCCATTCAAGCCCTAG